The sequence CGACCGGTAGCGTGGTCGGCAAAATAGCGCCCAACCTCGGAGCCTTCCATCACCGCGGCATTGTCTTTATAGGCAGACAGCACGTGGTCGGGGGTTTGCTCCATGGTGTTTTTGATCATTTTGAACAGCGATTTAGGCTGCTGTTCGCCGTCAATAATCCAGTCGGCGTTGAAAATTTTATGGCGGCAGTGCTCGGAGTTGGCCTGCGCGAACATGTAGAGCTCGATGTCGTTCGGGTTGCGGTTCAGCTTAACAAACGCATCCTGCAGGTAGTCGATTTCGTCTTCTGCCAGCGCCAGGCCGAGACGCAGGTTAGCGTCAATCAGCGCCTGACGGCCCTGCCCCAGCAGGTCTACGCTTTGTACCGGCGCAGGCTGATGGTGGGAGAAGAGCTTCTGTGCGTCATCAAGAGAAGCAAACACGCTTTCCATCATGCGGTCATGCAGCTCGGCGGCAACCGCCTGCCACTGCGCGTCGCTCAGGGTCGAGGCGTCAACGTAGTAGGCCACGCCGCGCTCCAGACGGTTAATCTGGCTCAGGCCGCAGTTGTGGGCAATGTCGGTGGCTTTAGAAGACCAGGGGGAGATGGTGCCCGGACGCGGCGTCGCAAGGATCAGTTTGCCGGTTGGCGTATGGCTACTCAGATTTGGGCCATACTTGAGCAGGCGTTCCAGCTGTACGCGCTCCTCTGCATTCAGGGGGGCATTCAGGTCAGCAAAATGGACATACTCAGCGTAAATATTGCTTACCGGAAGGTCGGCCGCCTGAAAACGTGCCAGCAGTTTATTAATACGGAAGGCAGACAGTGCAGGCGAACCACGCAGAATTTCCATCATAAGTCTCTCGTCTTCGAAGCGCCGGGGCGCTTTCAGTGTGCGCAAGGGGGGAAAACGGGCGTCATTATAGAGAATCCTGAGCGCCGACGAAACCGTTTGCGTGGAAATAAAATTGGCGGAGACATTTAGCAATAGATGTGACCTGTCTCTCTAATTGGTTGCCAAGTGGCGCAAGTTTACGCAAAATGCCGCTCATTCAATGGCAAACCTGATTATCAAACATGGCTACAGCATACTGAGGCAACCGGCGTCGCAGAGAATTAACTAATTGAAAAAATTAAAGATTAATTATCTGCTCATCGGCATTGTTACGTTGCTGCTGGCAGTGGCCCTCTGGCCTTCCATCCCCTGGTTCGGTAAAGCCGAAAACCGTATCGCCGCCATTCAGGAGCGGGGGGAGCTGCGCGTCAGTACGCTCAACTCTCCGCTGATTTACAGCGACATTAACGGCAAAATTATTGGCCTTGATTATGAACTGGCGCAGCAGTTCGCCGATTATCTTGGCGTGAAGCTTAAAATTACCGTTCGCCAGAATATCAACCAGCTGTTCGACGACCTTGATAACAACGATGCCGACATACTGGCAGCCGGTCTGGTCTATAACAGTGAGCGTAGCAAAAACTATCAACCGGGCCCGACCTATTACTCCGTTTCGCAACAGCTGGTCTATCGCGTCGGGAGTCTGCGGCCACGCACGCTGGCCTCCATTAACGATCAACAGCTGACCATTGCGCCCGGCCATGTGGTGATTGAGGATCTGCGTGAGCTGAAAGAGAAGAAATACCCCGACCTGAGCTGGAAGGTTGATCCGAAACTGGGCACAACGGAGCTGCTGGAGCAGGTAAAAGATCAGAAACTGCCCTACACCATTGCCGATTCGGTTGCGATCAGTCTGTTCCAGCGCGTGCATCCTGAAATTGCCGTAGCGCTCGACGTTACCGACGAGCAGCCGGTGACCTGGTTTAGTCAGCTCGATGACGATCAGACTCTTTCTGCGGCCATGCTCGATTTCTATAACACCATCAATGAAGACGGCACGCTGGCGCGGCTGGAGGAAAAATATCTCGGCCACGGTGATGACTTTGACTATGTTGACACCCGCAGCTTCCTGCGCGCGGTAGATAGCGTCCTGCCAGACCTGCAGCCATTATTCGAAAAATACGCCCAGGAGATTGACTGGAAACTGCTGGCGGCTATTTCGTATCAGGAGTCCCACTGGGACACCCAGGCCACCTCCCCGACCGGCGTGCGTGGCTTAATGATGTTAACCAAAAATACCGCGCTGAGCCTGGGCGTGAATGACCGTACCGATGCGGAACAGAGCATCAGCGGCGGGGCTCGCTATCTTCAGGATATGATGGCCAAAGTGCCGGAAACGGTGCCGGAAGAGGAACGGATCTGGTTTGCGCTGGCAGCCTACAATATGGGCTACGCGCATATGCTTGACGCGCGGGCGCTGACCGCGAAAACGAAAGGTAACCCGGACAGCTGGTCAGACGTAAAGCAACGTCTACCGCTGCTAAGCCAGAAGCCGTGGTATAACAAGCTGACTTACGGCTACGCGCGCGGACATGAAGCCTACGCCTACGTGGAAAATATCCGTAAGTATCAGATTAGCCTGGTCGGCTATCTGCTCGAGAAAGAAAAAGAGGCGACAGAGGCAAGACAGCTGGCTGAGAGTTATCCGGTTGTGGCGCCGGACGAGCTTAATCGTCCGACAACTTCAATTCTGCCTTTTGTTGCTTTTTCTGCTGACGGCGCATTCGAAAGAAATCGCTTAATAGCGCCGAACACGCTGGTGCAAGTACCCCACCGATAGTTTTCACCTGGTGATTCATCCCTGGATGACCCAGCACGTCCAGCAGAGAACCGGCCGCACCGGTTTTTTCATCCCGCGCACCAAAGACCAGCGTACCAATCCGGCTGTGCACCATCGCGCCGGAACACATCACGCACGGCTCAAGCGTGACATACAGCGTGGTATCAAGCAGACGATAGTTTTGCAGCACCATTCCGCCCTGACGAAGGGCCATTATTTCAGCGTGCGCAGTCGGATCGTGACGGCCAATCGGGCGGTTCCACCCTTCCCCTATCACCTGGTTATTGTGGACAAGCACGGCACCCACGGGCACTTCTCCCTCGTCCCAGGCGCGCTGGGCAAGCGTAAGCGCATGGCGCATCCAGTATTCATGATCGCGTTCAGGGTTGCACAACGGTTGATACTCCAGTCTAAAAGCGGGCGGCATTATACACACCCGCTATAGATAAGACTATTCGAGTTGCTGAAGTTCGCCTGCGGGCGTGACGCGCCAGCGATGCTGGCAAAAATAGAGCAGCGGGTTGTCCTGTTTGCTGTCGCTGTAGCCGCTGTAGAGACGCAGCGGCGTGCCGATGCGTTTCTCCAGCTGCACCACTTTTTCATGCCCCAGGCAGCGCATACTCAGTACCCAGCCGCCGTAACCACGGGCAATTTGTGTGGCGATAAGATTCACGCGCGGCAGCCAGGGCGTATCAAAATAAACCTGTTCAACCAGCGTCTGCGGGGAGCCCGTGATCAACCAGATGTCGGCATCGTTGGCGTCGAGGTAACTGGTGAGGCGCGCCTGTACAACCGGGAACGCGGCGACATGACCGCGAAACCAGTGCGCAAACTCCTTTTCGAGCTGTTTGAGCCGCGCTTCGCTGTGGCCAAACGTACATCCCCAGAGCAGCAGGCTCATCGGCCAGCGCGCCGCCCGGCCTTTCACCAGCAGCACGATGCCGATCGCCGGTAACAGCGGTAAGACGAGCAGCGCATTCAGAGGCTGGCGCCGCAGCAGGTAGCGCATAAACGAACCAAACATATCCTGCTGATGCAGCGTTCCATCCAGATCGAAAAAGACAACGCGACGCTCGTGATTTGCCAAACCTTACTCCTCTGGGTCGTTGAATCCTAACAGCCAGGTAAACAGGAACCCGGCGATCACCGCTACAGAATAGCCTAACAGATAGAGCATCACTTTTCCGGTCACGATAGTTAACGCCAGCGGCAAACCGGAGAGACCAAACGTAATGACGGTAGCAACTTTCCAGTAGCTAATGAGCGCCCCGCCGACCGCGCCGCCCAGACAGGCAGCCAGGAACGGTTTACCCAGCGGCAACGTGACGCCAAAAATCAGCGGTTCGCCAATGCCGAGCAATCCAACCGGAAGCGCGCCTTTAATCACTTTTTTCAGGCGTGCGTTGCGGGTTTTCAGCAGTACGGCAATTGCCGCACCGACCTGCCCCACCCCCGCCATTGAGAGTATAGGCAGCAGCGCGTTGTAACCGTGCGCCTGCACCAGTTCGACGTGGATCGGCACCAGTCCCTGATGCAGACCGGTCAGCACCAGCGGCAGGAAGGTGCCTGACAGCACCGCCCCCACTAACAAACCGCCGCGGTCAATGGCCAGAGACGCGCCATGAGCGATGGCATCAGAGATCCATCCCCCTAATGGCTGAAGAACCACAATCGCCACACTACCGGTAATTAACGTGGTCAGCAGGGGGTTGAGGATGAGTTCAATCGAGCCGGGCAATACCGCGCGAAGTCTTTTCTCAATCCAGCACATCAGGATGACCACCAGCAGCACGGCAATCACCCCGCCGCGACCAGGCTGGAGCGCCTCGCCAAACAGCGTAATTTGCGCCAGCTGCGGGCTGGAGAGAATGCCCGCCATCACGCCCCCCATCGCCAGCGAACCGCCAAACACTTTGGCGGTATTCACCCCGACCAGAATGTTCATAATGGCAAACACCGCGCTGCCGAAGATCCCCAGAATACCCAACAGGTTCGGATACTGGGTGGCAAAGTCCCCGACGATATCCGGACGCTTGAGAATATTGATAATCCCGGTGATCAAGCCGGAAGCAATAAACGCCGGGATCAGCGGGATAAAGACATTTGCCAGCTGTCGTAGCGCGTCGCTCATGGGGGCTTTGTATTTCGCCTTCGCCTGCGCTTTGGTGCGCGCAGCATCGTCGAGCGTCACACTCGCGCCGCCGCCCATCAGCGCGCGCATGGCATCAACCACCTGCGCCGCTTTCCCCGGCCCGACGATCAGCTGGTGTTGCTGCCCCTGCTTCACGTAACCGCTGACACCGGAAAGCTTCTTCAGGCCCGGCACATCCAGCTGGTCGTCGTTATGTACCTCGACGCGCACGCGCGTCATGCAGTTTTCCAGACGCTGAATATTCTCTTCTCCGCCGATCCCTCGCAGGATATCGCTGGCGAGCGCTGCTGTTTTGTCCATACACGCCTCTGTTAGTTTTCTAATGCCGCCCGTAAGAAGCCATTATGCGCATCGAGTCTGGCTCGCGCGGCCTCCGCATCCAGCCCACTTAAGATCATCAATATGGCGGGTTTAACATCGTGATCGGTCTGTTGGAGTACCGCTTGTGCCTCTTCACGGCTTGCGCCTGTCGCCTCCATCACCATACGGCAGGCTCTGTCCACCAGCTTGACGTTAGTGGCCTGCATATCCACCATCAGGTTCTGATACACCTTGCCGAACTTCACCATCGCACCGGTGGAGATCATATTGAGCACCAGCTTTTGCGCGGTACCGGATTTCAGGCGCGTGGAGCCGGTGAGCGCTTCTGGCCCGACAACCGGGGAGATGGCGATGGCGGCCACCTGAGCGATTGGAGAGCCGGGGTTACAGGAGATGGCGACCGTCGTGCAGCCGGTCTGGTTGGCGTATTCCAGACCGCCAATGACGTACGGCGTGCGCCCGGATGCCGCCAGCCCGACGACCAGATCGTTCGCCGTCAGAGTAAGTGCCTTCAGGTCATCCTCACCCAGCTGTTTGTTATCTTCCGCCCCTTCAACGGCTTTCAGCAGTGCACCAGGCCCCCCCGCAATCAACCCGACCACCAGCCCATGCGGCACGCCAAACGTTGGCGGACATTCGGAGGCGTCCAGCACGCCGAGACGGCCGCTGGTACCGGCGCCCATATAGATAATGCGGCCACCCGCTTTGAGGGCTTCCGCCGCCGCATCGACCGCTTT comes from Enterobacter kobei and encodes:
- the mltF gene encoding membrane-bound lytic murein transglycosylase MltF, with the translated sequence MKKLKINYLLIGIVTLLLAVALWPSIPWFGKAENRIAAIQERGELRVSTLNSPLIYSDINGKIIGLDYELAQQFADYLGVKLKITVRQNINQLFDDLDNNDADILAAGLVYNSERSKNYQPGPTYYSVSQQLVYRVGSLRPRTLASINDQQLTIAPGHVVIEDLRELKEKKYPDLSWKVDPKLGTTELLEQVKDQKLPYTIADSVAISLFQRVHPEIAVALDVTDEQPVTWFSQLDDDQTLSAAMLDFYNTINEDGTLARLEEKYLGHGDDFDYVDTRSFLRAVDSVLPDLQPLFEKYAQEIDWKLLAAISYQESHWDTQATSPTGVRGLMMLTKNTALSLGVNDRTDAEQSISGGARYLQDMMAKVPETVPEEERIWFALAAYNMGYAHMLDARALTAKTKGNPDSWSDVKQRLPLLSQKPWYNKLTYGYARGHEAYAYVENIRKYQISLVGYLLEKEKEATEARQLAESYPVVAPDELNRPTTSILPFVAFSADGAFERNRLIAPNTLVQVPHR
- the tadA gene encoding tRNA adenosine(34) deaminase TadA, with protein sequence MPPAFRLEYQPLCNPERDHEYWMRHALTLAQRAWDEGEVPVGAVLVHNNQVIGEGWNRPIGRHDPTAHAEIMALRQGGMVLQNYRLLDTTLYVTLEPCVMCSGAMVHSRIGTLVFGARDEKTGAAGSLLDVLGHPGMNHQVKTIGGVLAPACSALLSDFFRMRRQQKKQQKAELKLSDD
- the yfhb gene encoding phosphatidylglycerophosphatase C, giving the protein MANHERRVVFFDLDGTLHQQDMFGSFMRYLLRRQPLNALLVLPLLPAIGIVLLVKGRAARWPMSLLLWGCTFGHSEARLKQLEKEFAHWFRGHVAAFPVVQARLTSYLDANDADIWLITGSPQTLVEQVYFDTPWLPRVNLIATQIARGYGGWVLSMRCLGHEKVVQLEKRIGTPLRLYSGYSDSKQDNPLLYFCQHRWRVTPAGELQQLE
- a CDS encoding PTS transporter subunit EIIC, coding for MDKTAALASDILRGIGGEENIQRLENCMTRVRVEVHNDDQLDVPGLKKLSGVSGYVKQGQQHQLIVGPGKAAQVVDAMRALMGGGASVTLDDAARTKAQAKAKYKAPMSDALRQLANVFIPLIPAFIASGLITGIINILKRPDIVGDFATQYPNLLGILGIFGSAVFAIMNILVGVNTAKVFGGSLAMGGVMAGILSSPQLAQITLFGEALQPGRGGVIAVLLVVILMCWIEKRLRAVLPGSIELILNPLLTTLITGSVAIVVLQPLGGWISDAIAHGASLAIDRGGLLVGAVLSGTFLPLVLTGLHQGLVPIHVELVQAHGYNALLPILSMAGVGQVGAAIAVLLKTRNARLKKVIKGALPVGLLGIGEPLIFGVTLPLGKPFLAACLGGAVGGALISYWKVATVITFGLSGLPLALTIVTGKVMLYLLGYSVAVIAGFLFTWLLGFNDPEE
- the murQ gene encoding N-acetylmuramic acid 6-phosphate etherase; amino-acid sequence: MNLGSLVSETRNPQTMDLDALSTLELVNRFNQQDTLVAQAVKETLPEVAKAVDAAAEALKAGGRIIYMGAGTSGRLGVLDASECPPTFGVPHGLVVGLIAGGPGALLKAVEGAEDNKQLGEDDLKALTLTANDLVVGLAASGRTPYVIGGLEYANQTGCTTVAISCNPGSPIAQVAAIAISPVVGPEALTGSTRLKSGTAQKLVLNMISTGAMVKFGKVYQNLMVDMQATNVKLVDRACRMVMEATGASREEAQAVLQQTDHDVKPAILMILSGLDAEAARARLDAHNGFLRAALEN